The Altererythrobacter sp. H2 genomic sequence CCGGCCTGCGCGCCGTTCTCGGTTACAGCCAGGCCTGATCCGACCCATGACAAACACCGTCTCGACCACGATCTTCCCCCGCCTCTCCGAAGCCATCCGGCTGCGCGAAAAGGGCGACAACCAGCGGGCCACGCAGCTGCTGCTGGCCCACCTGCGCGAACGACCGGACGAGCCGCGCGGGCTGGCCCAGCTCGGTTTCATTGCCGTGCAATCGGGCGCACTGGGGCAGGCGGAGCATTTCCTTCGCCGGGCGCTGGCGCGGGGCGAGAACAGCCTGGAACTGCGCCGCACCCTCGCCTCGGTCTACAGCCAGCAGGAGCGGCTCCATGTCGCCGAGGCGTTCACCTCGCGCCTGATCAGTGACGAGGGCGACCGGCAGCTGCGCGGGCTGCGGGCCAACCTGCTGGACCGGATGGGCCGGCACGAAGAGGCCCTCGCGATCCAGCACGACCTGGTCGGGGAAAACCCGCAGTCGATCGGCGCGTGGATTGCCTATGGCCACAGCCTGCGCGCGGCGGGCAGGGTCGAGGATGCCATGGCCGCCTACCGCACGGCCATCGCGATCGACGACGGGTTCGGCGAAGCCTGGTGGGGCCTGGCCAGCATCAAGCGCAAGGTCCTGACCGATGGCGATATCGCCGCCATGGAGCAGGCACTGGCGATTGCGGTGGACGAACGGAACATCGCCCCGCTCCATTTCGCGCTTGGCCGGGCCTTTCATGACCGGGGCCAGTTCGACAAGGCGTTTCACCACTACGAGGCGGGCAACCGCATCCGCGCCGAAAGCATCGGCTACGATGCGACCGAGCTTACCGGCGAGGTGGCGGAGATCGAACAGCTGGCTGACCGCGCCTTCATGGAGCGGATGAGCCCTGTACCGAACGGAACTGACCAGCCGGTGTTCATCATCTGCCTGCCGCGCTCCGGATCCACCCTGCTTGAGCAGATGCTGGGCAGCCACCCTGCCATTGAGCCGGTGGGCGAACTGCCCTACATCCCGGCCATCCTGCGCTCGTTCATGGAAATCTCGACCCGGCGCGGGCCGGTGTCGGTGCCGCAGGCCATCGCCTCGCTGTCCGACGAGCAGGCCGCCATGCTGGGGCAGGATTACCTCGCCCGGGCCAGGCTCCACCGCAAGACCGACCGGCCCTTCTTCATCGACAAGCTGCCCCAGAACTGGAGCAACGTGCTGTTCATCCGGCGGATCCTGCCGCAGGCGCGCTTCATCGATATCCGCCGCCCGGCAATGGACTGCTGCTTCTCCAACTTCTCCCTCTCGTTCACCACCGCCCACGCCGCCTCCTTCGCGCTGCGGGACGTGGGGCAGACCTATGTCGACTACGTCCGCCTGATGGCGCACTTCGACCAGGTCGCTCCGGGAATGATCCACCACGTCAGCTACCGCGCGCTGGTGGACGATCAGGAGGCGACTCTGCGCCCCGCGCTCGAATATCTCGGCCTCGAATGGGACGAGGCAATCCGCGACTTCCACACACTGGACCGGGTGGTCCGCACGCCCAGCAGCGAGCAGGTCCGCCGCCCGATCAACCGCGACGGGATGGAAATCTGGCGCCCCTATGCCCAGTGGCTTGATCCGCTGAGGGAAGTTCTCGGCGAGCTGGCAGACAGCTGACCGGCGTTGCGCCGACGAACTGCTGCAAAATTGTTGCGGGCTTGCAACAGGTCTGCTGCAGCATCCTCACAAACATCATATTCGTTTGCAGCCCCGGGTTAGCTGTCGCATCCCTGCCCCAGCTTTGGCGGGCCTGATGCCCGTCTGTGCTCATTTCGAATCGAACGGCCGGCTCCAGCCGGCTGATCCGTAAGGGGACTGGACTCAGATGAAGATCAACACCGCTTCGCGCGGCAAGGCGCGTTTTTACGTCGGGGCAGGCATTGCCGCCCTCGGTCTCGCGGCGCTCGCCGCACCTGCTCAGGCGCAGGATGCTGACGCTGAGGAAGAAGAAGCGACCGCAGCCCCCAGCGACAGCTCGCCGATCATCGTCAGCGGCACGCGTATTCGTACGCCGAACCTGACTTCGCCGGAACCCATCACCACGCTGAACAATGAAGTGCTGCGCGAGCGGAACTTCACCAACATCGCCGATGCGCTCAACGAACTTCCCGGTGTCCGCGGCAGCGTCACGCCGGCTGGCGGCCAGGGCTTCGGCCAGGGCGTCAACTTCATCAACAATTACGGCCTCGGCTCCAACCGCACGCTGACCCTGGTCAACGGTCGCCGCTTCGTCAGCTCGAACGTGGCCACGATCTTCACCAATGCCGGCTCCGGAACGCAGGTCGACCTGAACGTCATTCCCAGCATCCTGGTTGATCGGATTGACTCCATCAGCGTCGGCGGCGCCCCGCTCTATGGCTCCGATGCCATCTCGGGCACGCTGAACGTCGTGCTGCGGTCCGAATTCGACGGGGTCGAAGTTGCCGGCACCAGCGGGATTTCCGAAGAAGGCGATAACGCCAATTACAACCTGTCGGCAATCGCCGGCCGGTCGTTCCTGGACGGCCGCCTCAACATCACCGTGGCCGCCTCGCATGACGACATCAAGGGCATGGTCTACAATGATCGCGAATTCCTCCGCCGCCGGATTGGCGGTGCGACCAACCCCTCGCCGGCACAGGCAGCAGCCCTGCGGCCCGGCTCCACGTTCGGCAACAACGACGGCCGCCTCAACACCGGGATCGGCTTCAACAGCGGCCCGGCCGACGGTACGCCCGGCGTGGTCCAGATCCGCAACGTCAATATCCCTTACCTGACACCGGGCGGCCTGATCACGGCGACCAACCTCGCCACGGCCGATCCGCGCAACCCGGCGGTTCCGTTCGGCGTGCCCACCACGCGTGGCCTCCAGTTCGACACGCAAGGTAACCTGGTCCCCTTCAACCAGGGCATCGTGTTCCCGGGCACGTCCGGTTCAGGCGGCGATGGCTTCACCTTCGCTGACTACACCCAGATCACCTCCGATCTGAAGCGGACCACGATCAACGGGTTCCTGACATTCGAAATCGCCCCCAGCATCGAGCTTTTCGCTGAAGGCACCTATTTCGAATCGCGGGCTGACGAACTGGTCCAGCAGCCGACGTTCAACAGCTCCCTGTTTGGCGGCCTGAGCGGCCCGTTGACCTTCTCGGTCAACAACCCGTTCCTGACCGACCAGGCCCGCAACGAACTGGTGTCGCGCGGCGTCTCGCTGTTCCAGGTCTCCCGCGCATCGGATGACTTTGCCGACCTGACCGGGTTCAACAAGACCCAAATCTACTACGGCACCGGCGGTGTCCGCGGCGATTTCGAACTGCTGGGCAATGCCTGGAACTTCGAAGCCTTCGCCAGCCACGGCAAGACCCGCAGCCGCGACTTCGGCCAGGATCTGAACGCACAGAACTTCGTCAACGCCACCAACGTGACGACCAACGCTGCGGGCCAGATCGTCTGCACCACCGACCAGACCCGCCCCGGCGGGTTCGCGGCACCGGGGCGCAACCCGATTGCAGACGCAAACTGCGTTCCGCTGAACCTGTTCGGCAACGGGCGCGCGTCCCGGGCGGCCCTCGATTACATTATCGAGGACTTCGTCACTGTCAGCGAACAGCAGCAGACGGTTTTCAACGCCAACGTCGGTGGCGCGCTGTTTGATCTGTGGGGCGCCGGTCCGGTTGCCATCAACGTCGGCTACGAACACCGCGACGAGAAGGCCAGCTTCACGCCCAGCGACTTCCAGCAGCAGGGCCGCGGGCGTTCGGTCGCCATCACCCCGCTGAGCGGCAAGTACAATCTGGACGAAGTGTTCGGCGAAATGAGCATTCCGCTCGTTTCACCCGACAACAACATCCCGTTCATCTACAGCGCACAGCTGTTCGGACGCGGGCGTTACACGCACAACTCGATCAACGGGGGCCAGTTCTCGTACACGGCAGGCGGCACCTTTGCGCCAATCGCCGATGTGCAGTTCCGCGGCAACTACACCCGCTCGTTCCGCGCGCCGGGCATTACCGAGCTGTTCCTGCCCCAGGTCAACACCTTCGCATTCGTCCCTGACCTGTGTCAGGACGCTGCGATCGGGCTGGGTGCGGCACCGGATCTTCGCCGTCGCAACTGTACCGCATTCCGCAATGCCTTCGCCGGCACTGACTTCGCCTCCCCCGATCCGGCTTCGACCGCTTCGGTTCCGGCTCGGTCGGGCGGCAACCCCAATCTCGAGAACGAAGAAGCCGAAAGCTACACCTTTGGTGTAATCTTCCAGCCCAGCTTCATCCCGCGTCTGGCCATCAGTGCAGACTACGTGAACATCACGCTCACGGGGCCGATCTCCAACCTGACGGTTGCCCAGATTGCCAGCGGCTGCTTCGACAACGAGGTGTTCGACACGTCGGACGTACTCAACGCCAACTCGTTCTGCTCGCGCATCAACCGCGATCCGAACACTGGGCGCGTCGTTGGTGACCCGCAGAACCCTGCGGTCGTCAGCGGGTTCGTGAACGGGCAGGAGATCAAGTTCAGCGGCATCCAGGGCACCCTGGGTTACAGTGTGCCGATGAGCGGCATCGGGCTGGACGGTACGCTCTCGCTCGGTGGCGACATGCTCTACGTCCGTCGCAGGCTGGTCAACATCACCGGCGTCGCACCGGCCCGCAGCGATGGCGTCATCGGTGACCCCGAGTTCTCGGGCCAGCTGCGGATGCGTTATGTCGAAGCGAACTTCGGTGTAAACGTGAACGTGAACTACACCGGCGAGCAGCTGTTCAGCCGTCAGAACCGCGAGATCGGTCAGCCTTCGCAGGGCCTCGACGCCCGTGAAATCGACGAACTCGACGATTACGTGACCGTCAGCGGCTCGATCTTCTTCGACGCAACCGACGACTTCCGTCTGACGCTGGCTGTGAACAACCTGTTCAATCGCCAGGGCCAGATGTACCAGGGTGAACTGCTGCCTGCGAGCTACAACGACCTGATCGGCCGTCGCTTCAGCGTCAGTGCCCGGATGCGTTTCTAAGCCAGCGGCATAAGCCAGAAAATTGGGGCGTCTCCTTGCGGAGGCGCCCCTTTTTTTTGGCTTCGGCCCTTTTTTCGCTTCGGCCCGGCGATGTCGCATATCGGACGACGCGCCGGCGTTGAAAGTCAGGGCTGCGCCACCGCGATCCCCAGCGCCCCGTCGCCTTCGTCGATCCGCACCGCGCTGCCATCGGGCACCTCGCCCGCCAGCAGCTTCTCCGCCAGCGGATCCTGCAGATAGCGTTGCACCGCCCGCTTGAGCGGCCGCGCACCGTAGACCGGGTCATACCCCACCCGCCCAAGCCAGCGCAGCGCCGCCTCGGTCAGATCGAGGGTGATCTTGCGGTCCTTGAGCAGTTTCTGCACCCGCCCGACCTGGATTTCGACGATCGGCGCCATGTGCTCCATGCCCAGCCGGTGGAACAGGATGATCTCGTCCAGCCGGTTGAGGAACTCGGGCCGGAAATGCCCGCGCACCACGTCCATCACCTGCGGCTCGACTTCCGCCACCTCCTGGCCGTCCTCGAGGCTGGCGAGGAACTGGCTGCCGAGGTTGCTGGTCAGGATGATCAGGGTGTTGGAGAAGTCCACCACCCGGCCCTGCCCGTCGGTCAGGCGCCCGTCGTCGAGCACCTGCAGCAGCACGTTGAACACATCGGAGTGCGCCTTCTCGACCTCGTCGAACAGCACGACCTGATAGGGCCGTCGCCGCACAGCCTCGGTCAGGACGCCGCCTTCCTCGTAACCGACATAGCCCGGAGGGGCGCCGATCAGCCGCGCGACCGAGTGCTTTTCCATGAACTCGCTCATGTCGATCCGCACCATTGCGGTGTCATCGTCGAACAGGAACCCGGCCAGCGCCTTGGTCAGCTCGGTCTTGCCCACGCCCGTGGGGCCGAGGAACAGGAAGCTGCCGAGCGGACGGCCCGGGTCCTGCAAGCCCGCCCGCGCCCGGCGCACGGCCTTGCTGACGGCGGTAATCGCCTGTGACTGGCCGATCACCCGCTTGCCGAGGATGTCCTCCATTGCCAGCAGCTTGTCGCGCTCGCCCGCCAGCATCCGGTCGATCGGAATGCCCGTCCAGCGGCTGACCACGCCGGCGATATCGTCTTCGGTCACCTCTTCCTTGAGCAGGGCGTTTTCGGTGTGGCCCTGCGCCTCGGCCAGCTGCTTTTCCAGTTCGGGGATGCGGCCGTAGGACAGCTCCCCCGCCTTGGCGAGGTCGCCCTCGCGCTGGGCCTGGTCGAGTTCGATCCGGGCGGCATCGAGCTGCTCCTTCAGCCGGCTTTCGGCGTGGATCTTGTCGCGCTCGTTCTGCCAGCGAGTGGTCAGTTCGCTCGACTGCTGTTCCAGTTCGGACAGGTCCTTGCGGAGTACGTCCAGCCGGTCCTTGCTGGCCTGGTCAGTCTCCTTCTGGAGCGCCTGCTCCTCGATCTTGAGCTGGATGATGCGCCGGTCGAGGTTCTCGATCTCTTCCGGCTTGCTTTCCACTTCCATGCGGATGCGGCTGGCGGCCTCGTCCATCAGGTCGATCGCCTTGTCGGGCAGGAAACGGTTCTGGATGTAGCGATTGCTGAGCTGCGCGGCGGCAACGATCGCGCCGTCGGTGATCCGCACCCCGTGGTGCAGTTCGTACTTGTCCTTGATCCCGCGCAGGATGCTGATCGTGTCCTCGACCGTCGGCTCGTCGATGTAAACCGGCTGGAAGCGCCGCTGCAGCGCCGGGTCCTTTTCGACGTACTTCTGGTATTCGTCGAGCGTGGTCGCGCCAATGCAGTGGAGCTCGCCCCGGCTGAGCGCAGGCTTGAGCAGGTTGGAGGCATCCATGCTGCCTTCGCTCGCGCCCGCCCCGATCAGGGTGTGCATCTCGTCGATGAACAGGATGATCTGGCCTTCCGCGCCCTTGACCTCGTCCAGCACGGCCTTGAGCCGCTCCTCGAACTCGCCGCGATACTTCGCGCCCGCGATCAGCGAACCCATGTCGAGGCTCATAAGGGTGCGGCCCTTCAGGCTGTCGGGCACGTCGCCATTGGCGATGCGCAGCGCCAGCCCTTCGGCAATCGCGGTCTTGCCCGTGCCGGGCTCGCCAATCAGGGCGGGGTTGTTCTTGGTCCGGCGGGCGAGGATCTGCACCGTGCGGCGGATTTCCTCGTCGCGCCCGATCACCGGATCGAGCTTGCCGTCACGCGCGGCTTGGGTAAGGTCGCGGGCGTACTTCTTCATCGCATCATAGGCGTTTTCCGCGCCCGCGCTGTCAGCGGTGCGGCCCTTGCGCAGCTCTTCGATGGCAGAATTGAGCGCCTGCGGGCTGACCCCGCCTGCGGCCAGCGCCTGACCGGCTTCGGTCGTCGTCGCGAGCGACAGGGCGACCAGCAGCCGCTCGACCGTGACATAACTGTCCCCCGCCTTCTGCGCGACCTGCTCCGCCTGGTCGAGCACGCGCACGGCATCGTTGTCGAGACCGGGGGTGGCTTGTGCGCCGCTGCCCGATACGGCCGGAACCTTGGCCAGCGCCGCGTCGGTTTCCGCCACGGCCCGCGCGGGGTCACCCCCGGCACGCTGGATCAACCCGGCAGCCATGCCCTGGTCATCCTCGAGCAGAGCCTTGAGCAAGTGCGCAGGCGTGATGCGCTGGTGGTTCATGCGGATGGCCACAGTCTGCGCGCTCTGCAGGAAGCCCTTGGCGCGGTCGGTGAACTTTTCGAGATTCATGGCAGGTCCCTCACGTGTTACTCCTGATATATAGTGTTGCTATTTTGCAACACAAGATGCCCTGCGGCGATTTATCAGGTGTATTACCCGAATATAGGACCAGCGGGTCGGCTGACCAGTGGCGGCCGGGAAAATTGCGCCGCAAGGCCCGCTCTTCCCGTTCACCTGTTCCGGCGCTAGAACGCCCGGCAAGGAGAGCATGGCGGATGAGGAAATGGGTCGCACGCGGCGGTTTTGCGCTGCTGGGATTGGTGTTGCTGGCAGCGATCGGCCTCGCGACATGGGAACCGTTCTTCGCCGAGCCGGGCCGGGCCCCCGCAACTGAACAGACCTATTCCGCCGAGATCGTCCGCAGCGAATTCGGCGTGCCGCATATCTACGGCAAGACCGATGCGGACGTGGCTTACGGCGTGGCGATTGCCCAGTCGGAGGACGATTTCTTCACCCTGCAGGATGTGCTCGCCATGGCCCGAGGCCGCTATGGCGCCATCGCGGGTGAAGACGGTGCGGCGGTCGACTTCGTCTATCACCTGCTCGATGCCCGCGGCACGGCACAGCGCCACTATGGCAACCTTCCCGCCGATACCCGTGCCCTGTTCGAGGCCTATGCTACCGGGCTGAATCAGTATGCCAGCGAGCATCCCGGCGAGATCAAGCTGGCGCGGCTGTTTCCGGTTACCGGCGAGGACGTCGCGGCCGGGTTTGCCCTGCGCCAGCCGTTCTTCTTTGGCCTCAACGGGGTGATCGAGCCGCTGGTCAAGGGTGAACCGCTGCGGCCCGAGTTCGGCCCCCCGATTCCCTCGTCCGCACCCGCCGCCGCGCCTTCCGCCGACGTAGATGGGGAAGCGGTGCCTCGGACCACGGCCAGCCGCGCCCTGCCCCTCCATATGGGTGAAGACGGCGCCATGGCCGGGTCCAACGCTTTTGCCATCGCCCCGGAGAAATCCGGCGACGGGGTAACGCGGCTCGTCTCCAACAGCCACCAGCCCCTGCGCGGCGGGGTGGCGTGGTACGAACTGGTGGTGGAAAGCGGCGAAGGCTGGCATTTCGCCGGGGCCAACTTCCCCGGCAGCCCTTTTCCCTTCCTCGGCCACAACCGCGA encodes the following:
- a CDS encoding tetratricopeptide repeat-containing sulfotransferase family protein gives rise to the protein MTNTVSTTIFPRLSEAIRLREKGDNQRATQLLLAHLRERPDEPRGLAQLGFIAVQSGALGQAEHFLRRALARGENSLELRRTLASVYSQQERLHVAEAFTSRLISDEGDRQLRGLRANLLDRMGRHEEALAIQHDLVGENPQSIGAWIAYGHSLRAAGRVEDAMAAYRTAIAIDDGFGEAWWGLASIKRKVLTDGDIAAMEQALAIAVDERNIAPLHFALGRAFHDRGQFDKAFHHYEAGNRIRAESIGYDATELTGEVAEIEQLADRAFMERMSPVPNGTDQPVFIICLPRSGSTLLEQMLGSHPAIEPVGELPYIPAILRSFMEISTRRGPVSVPQAIASLSDEQAAMLGQDYLARARLHRKTDRPFFIDKLPQNWSNVLFIRRILPQARFIDIRRPAMDCCFSNFSLSFTTAHAASFALRDVGQTYVDYVRLMAHFDQVAPGMIHHVSYRALVDDQEATLRPALEYLGLEWDEAIRDFHTLDRVVRTPSSEQVRRPINRDGMEIWRPYAQWLDPLREVLGELADS
- the clpB gene encoding ATP-dependent chaperone ClpB; amino-acid sequence: MNLEKFTDRAKGFLQSAQTVAIRMNHQRITPAHLLKALLEDDQGMAAGLIQRAGGDPARAVAETDAALAKVPAVSGSGAQATPGLDNDAVRVLDQAEQVAQKAGDSYVTVERLLVALSLATTTEAGQALAAGGVSPQALNSAIEELRKGRTADSAGAENAYDAMKKYARDLTQAARDGKLDPVIGRDEEIRRTVQILARRTKNNPALIGEPGTGKTAIAEGLALRIANGDVPDSLKGRTLMSLDMGSLIAGAKYRGEFEERLKAVLDEVKGAEGQIILFIDEMHTLIGAGASEGSMDASNLLKPALSRGELHCIGATTLDEYQKYVEKDPALQRRFQPVYIDEPTVEDTISILRGIKDKYELHHGVRITDGAIVAAAQLSNRYIQNRFLPDKAIDLMDEAASRIRMEVESKPEEIENLDRRIIQLKIEEQALQKETDQASKDRLDVLRKDLSELEQQSSELTTRWQNERDKIHAESRLKEQLDAARIELDQAQREGDLAKAGELSYGRIPELEKQLAEAQGHTENALLKEEVTEDDIAGVVSRWTGIPIDRMLAGERDKLLAMEDILGKRVIGQSQAITAVSKAVRRARAGLQDPGRPLGSFLFLGPTGVGKTELTKALAGFLFDDDTAMVRIDMSEFMEKHSVARLIGAPPGYVGYEEGGVLTEAVRRRPYQVVLFDEVEKAHSDVFNVLLQVLDDGRLTDGQGRVVDFSNTLIILTSNLGSQFLASLEDGQEVAEVEPQVMDVVRGHFRPEFLNRLDEIILFHRLGMEHMAPIVEIQVGRVQKLLKDRKITLDLTEAALRWLGRVGYDPVYGARPLKRAVQRYLQDPLAEKLLAGEVPDGSAVRIDEGDGALGIAVAQP
- a CDS encoding TonB-dependent receptor domain-containing protein; this translates as MKINTASRGKARFYVGAGIAALGLAALAAPAQAQDADAEEEEATAAPSDSSPIIVSGTRIRTPNLTSPEPITTLNNEVLRERNFTNIADALNELPGVRGSVTPAGGQGFGQGVNFINNYGLGSNRTLTLVNGRRFVSSNVATIFTNAGSGTQVDLNVIPSILVDRIDSISVGGAPLYGSDAISGTLNVVLRSEFDGVEVAGTSGISEEGDNANYNLSAIAGRSFLDGRLNITVAASHDDIKGMVYNDREFLRRRIGGATNPSPAQAAALRPGSTFGNNDGRLNTGIGFNSGPADGTPGVVQIRNVNIPYLTPGGLITATNLATADPRNPAVPFGVPTTRGLQFDTQGNLVPFNQGIVFPGTSGSGGDGFTFADYTQITSDLKRTTINGFLTFEIAPSIELFAEGTYFESRADELVQQPTFNSSLFGGLSGPLTFSVNNPFLTDQARNELVSRGVSLFQVSRASDDFADLTGFNKTQIYYGTGGVRGDFELLGNAWNFEAFASHGKTRSRDFGQDLNAQNFVNATNVTTNAAGQIVCTTDQTRPGGFAAPGRNPIADANCVPLNLFGNGRASRAALDYIIEDFVTVSEQQQTVFNANVGGALFDLWGAGPVAINVGYEHRDEKASFTPSDFQQQGRGRSVAITPLSGKYNLDEVFGEMSIPLVSPDNNIPFIYSAQLFGRGRYTHNSINGGQFSYTAGGTFAPIADVQFRGNYTRSFRAPGITELFLPQVNTFAFVPDLCQDAAIGLGAAPDLRRRNCTAFRNAFAGTDFASPDPASTASVPARSGGNPNLENEEAESYTFGVIFQPSFIPRLAISADYVNITLTGPISNLTVAQIASGCFDNEVFDTSDVLNANSFCSRINRDPNTGRVVGDPQNPAVVSGFVNGQEIKFSGIQGTLGYSVPMSGIGLDGTLSLGGDMLYVRRRLVNITGVAPARSDGVIGDPEFSGQLRMRYVEANFGVNVNVNYTGEQLFSRQNREIGQPSQGLDAREIDELDDYVTVSGSIFFDATDDFRLTLAVNNLFNRQGQMYQGELLPASYNDLIGRRFSVSARMRF